A portion of the Gadus macrocephalus chromosome 10, ASM3116895v1 genome contains these proteins:
- the LOC132466003 gene encoding golgin subfamily A member 6-like protein 25 isoform X1: MEDTYLLDMPTVKKKILAGGTGPMPHFPSGTKVVFHFQTLLDDFERTVIDDSRLAKRPAEIFVGKMFKMEVWESLLTSMRVGEVAEFWCDAVHTGLYPIVSKGMRLIAQGKDPLDGQRHMCGLGNMFHYHSTGYPELDELMRTPQPLIFIMELLQVGDPMSYQRESWLMEKDEKMRTVPLLHFQGNSLVKMKRYEEAASKYKEAVLLLKVVQSREMPGDIDYINLGRMVIPLELNYCQCMLELEQYYEVIEHASELLGKHKDCVKAYYKRAKAHAAVWNEKEARRDYNMVLNLDLTLAGLVHRELRELSDRMKEKYWEEKEQYWQKLDSSPRGREVEETSEAEAEEEEEEVEEGGGDKGEECGLMKNDAGEDGRRGLESVAVKDEGEDGRKGRACQGGEGEGHGGGVGKGVDQETGRGTESQREQVAGGHGRPEEMDWQQMLRMIMFLQEEGNFHMKENRYEEASGKFREAMEYVDFLQYKLVDQKGEDWQSLEKVRLPLTLNLSGCLLELHQYQQVVELNTKLLKKHRGNFKAVYQRARAHSALCNEDQARNDFLKLERLDPKFQPVVRRELKKLGETLRLRHGQQKKTYWETSREKWGPGGTRARAAAAAAASGTPKKSVTFATVEQHQEHAGVWEGVGSKEAEREEASASGDAGLEGAERERHQTDVNPEEKEEGGDARVESHMGEEKDEEEEGRKEGEECSRVEGKMKEAEEEEGRVEGAECAREERNMGEEGKEGSEERVECAREESHKEEEQEEEGRKDGEKCARVESNADEQRDEEEEEEGREERVECAREESHKEEEQEEEGRKDGEKCSRVESNADEQRDEEEEEEGREERGECAMEESHKEEEQEEEGRKDGEKCARVESNADEQRDEEEGREERGECATEESPKEEEEEGREVGAKCAWVESYREVEEEKERGEEGREEGDAGKEGEEVEEGVVCQGSD; this comes from the exons ATGGAGGATACCTATCTTCTCGATATGCCAACCGTCAAGAAGAAGATTCTTGCTGGAGGAACGGGGCCGATGCCACATTTTCCCTCCGGCACTAAG GTGGTGTTCCACTTCCAGACGCTGCTGGATGACTTTGAGCGCACGGTGATCGACGACAGCCGCCTGGCCAAGAGGCCGGCCGAGATCTTTGTGGGCAAGATGTTCAAGATGGAGGTGTGGGAGAGTCTGCTGACGTCCATGCGTGTGGGAGAGGTGGCCGAGTTCTGGTGCGATGCGGTG CACACTGGTTTGTACCCTATAGTGTCCAAGGGGATGAGGCTGATTGCCCAGGGGAAGGACCCTCTGGACGGCCAGAGGCACATGTGTGGCTTGGGCAACATGTTCCACTACCACTCCACGGGTTACCCAGAGCTGGATGAACTCATGAGGACGCCCCAGCCGCTCATCTTCATCATGGAGCTGCTGCAG GTGGGAGACCCCATGTCCTACCAGCGTGAGTCCTGGTTGATGGAGAAGGATGAGAAGATGCGCACCGTGCCTCTGCTCCACTTCCAGGGCAACTCGCTGGTCAAGATGAAGCGCTACGAAGAGGCCGCCAGCAAGTACAAGGAGGCGGTCCTACTGCTTAAAGTCGTCCAATCAAGG GAAATGCCCGGCGACATAGACTACATCAACCTGGGCCGCATGGTCATCCCTCTAGAGCTGAACTACTGCCAGTGTAtgctggagctggagcagtACTACGAAGTCATCGAACACGCCAGCGAACTGCTAGGGAAACACAAAG ACTGTGTGAAGGCCTACTACAAGCGGGCCAAGGCGCATGCGGCCGTGTGGAACGAGAAGGAGGCGCGGCGGGACTACAACATGGTGCTGAACCTGGACCTGACGCTGGCCGGGCTGGTCCACCGCGAGCTCCGGGAGCTGTCGGACCGCATGAAGGAGAAGTactgggaggagaaggagcagtacTGGCAGAAGCTGGACAGCAGCCCCCGCggcagggaggtggaggagaccagcgaggcggaggcggaggaggaggaggaggaggtggaggagggaggaggagataaaGGAGAAGAGTGTGGATTGATGAAGAACGACGCGGGGGAAGATGGGAGGCGTGGCCTGGAGAGCGTGGCGGTGAAAGACgagggagaggatgggaggAAAGGAAGGGCGTGTCAGGGGGGGGAAGGTGAGGGCCACGGGGGCGGGGTTGGTAAGGGTGTTGATCAAGAGACAGGGCGTGGCACCGAGTCGCAGAGAGAGCAGGTCGCCGGCGGCCACGGCCGCCCGGAGGAGATGGACTGGCAGCAGATGCTGAGAATGATCATGTTCCTTCAGGAAGAAGGCAACTTCCATATGAAAGAGAACCGCTACGAAGAAGCCTCGGGGAAGTTCAGAGAGGCCATGGAGTACGTGGACTTCCTTCAGTACAAA CTGGTCGACCAGAAGGGCGAGGACTGGCAGTCCCTGGAGAAGGTCCGCCTCCCGTTGACCCTTAACCTCAGCGGGTGTCTGCTGGAGCTGCACCAGTACCAGCAGGTGGTGGAGCTCAACACTAAGCTACTGAAGAAGCACAGAG GTAACTTCAAGGCCGTGTACCAGCGGGCTCGGGCCCACTCGGCCCTGTGCAACGAGGACCAAGCCCGCAACGATTTCCTCAAGCTGGAGCGCCTGGACCCCAAGTTCCAGCCGGTGGTCCGGCgggagctgaagaagctggGGGAGACCCTGCGCCTCAGGCACGGCCAGCAGAAAAAGACGTACTGGGAAACGTCCCGGGAGAAATGGGGCCCGGGCGGAACCCGAGccagagccgccgccgccgcggcggCTAGCGGGACCCCCAAGAAGAGTGTGACGTTCGCGACCGTCGAACAGCACCAGGAGCATGCCGGTGTTTGGGAGGGCGTCGGGTCCAAGGAGGCCGAGAGGGAGGAGGCCTCAGCCAGCGGCGACGCGGGACTGGAGGGAGCGGAGAGGGAGCGCCACCAGACGGATGTGAAtccagaagagaaggaggaggggggggacgcCAGGGTCGAGAGTCAcatgggagaggagaaggatgaggaggaggaggggaggaaggaaggagaggagtgTTCCAGGGTGGAGGGTAAGATgaaagaggcagaggaagaggaggggagggtagaAGGAGCGGAGTGtgccagggaggagaggaatatgggagaggaagggaaggaggggagtgAGGAAAGAGTGGAGTGTGCCAGGGAGGAGAGTCACAAGgaagaggaacaggaggaggaggggaggaaggatggAGAGAAGTGTGCCAGGGTAGAAAGTAATGCGGACGAGCagagggatgaggaagaggaggaagaggggagagaggaaagagtggAGTGTGCCAGGGAGGAGAGTCACAAGgaagaggaacaggaggaggaggggaggaaggatggAGAGAAGTGTTCCAGGGTAGAAAGTAATGCGGACGAGCagagggatgaggaagaggaggaagaggggagagaggaaagaggggagTGTGCCATGGAGGAGAGTCACAAGgaagaggaacaggaggaggaggggagaaaggaTGGAGAGAAGTGTGCCAGGGTAGAAAGTAATGCGGACGAGCagagggatgaggaagaggggagagaggaaagaggggagTGTGCCACGGAGGAGAGTCccaaggaagaagaggaggaggggagggaggttggAGCGAAGTGTGCCTGGGTAGAAAGTTATAGGGAagtagaagaggagaaggagaggggtgaggaggggagggaggaaggagacgcaggaaaggaaggagaggaagtaGAGGAAGGAGTGGTGTGCCAGGGTTCCGATTAG
- the LOC132466003 gene encoding golgin subfamily A member 6-like protein 25 isoform X2: MEDTYLLDMPTVKKKILAGGTGPMPHFPSGTKVVFHFQTLLDDFERTVIDDSRLAKRPAEIFVGKMFKMEVWESLLTSMRVGEVAEFWCDAVHTGLYPIVSKGMRLIAQGKDPLDGQRHMCGLGNMFHYHSTGYPELDELMRTPQPLIFIMELLQVGDPMSYQRESWLMEKDEKMRTVPLLHFQGNSLVKMKRYEEAASKYKEAVLLLKVVQSREMPGDIDYINLGRMVIPLELNYCQCMLELEQYYEVIEHASELLGKHKDCVKAYYKRAKAHAAVWNEKEARRDYNMVLNLDLTLAGLVHRELRELSDRMKEKYWEEKEQYWQKLDSSPRGREVEETSEAEAEEEEEEVEEGGGDKGEECGLMKNDAGEDGRRGLESVAVKDEGEDGRKGRACQGGEGEGHGGGVGKGVDQETGRGTESQREQVAGGHGRPEEMDWQQMLRMIMFLQEEGNFHMKENRYEEASGKFREAMEYVDFLQYKLVDQKGEDWQSLEKVRLPLTLNLSGCLLELHQYQQVVELNTKLLKKHRGNFKAVYQRARAHSALCNEDQARNDFLKLERLDPKFQPVVRRELKKLGETLRLRHGQQKKTYWETSREKWGPGGTRARAAAAAAASGTPKKSVTFATVEQHQEHAGVWEGVGSKEAEREEASASGDAGLEGAERERHQTDVNPEEKEEGGDARVESHMGEEKDEEEEGRKEGEECSRVEGKMKEAEEEEGRVEGAECAREERNMGEEGKEGSEERVECAREESHKEEEQEEEGRKDGEKCARVESNADEQRDEEEEEEGREERVECAREESHKEEEQEEEGRKDGEKCSRVESNADEQRDEEEEEEGREERGECAMEESHKEEEQEEEGRKDGEKCARVEKSYREVEEEKERGEEGREEGDAGKEGEEVEEGVVCQGSD, encoded by the exons ATGGAGGATACCTATCTTCTCGATATGCCAACCGTCAAGAAGAAGATTCTTGCTGGAGGAACGGGGCCGATGCCACATTTTCCCTCCGGCACTAAG GTGGTGTTCCACTTCCAGACGCTGCTGGATGACTTTGAGCGCACGGTGATCGACGACAGCCGCCTGGCCAAGAGGCCGGCCGAGATCTTTGTGGGCAAGATGTTCAAGATGGAGGTGTGGGAGAGTCTGCTGACGTCCATGCGTGTGGGAGAGGTGGCCGAGTTCTGGTGCGATGCGGTG CACACTGGTTTGTACCCTATAGTGTCCAAGGGGATGAGGCTGATTGCCCAGGGGAAGGACCCTCTGGACGGCCAGAGGCACATGTGTGGCTTGGGCAACATGTTCCACTACCACTCCACGGGTTACCCAGAGCTGGATGAACTCATGAGGACGCCCCAGCCGCTCATCTTCATCATGGAGCTGCTGCAG GTGGGAGACCCCATGTCCTACCAGCGTGAGTCCTGGTTGATGGAGAAGGATGAGAAGATGCGCACCGTGCCTCTGCTCCACTTCCAGGGCAACTCGCTGGTCAAGATGAAGCGCTACGAAGAGGCCGCCAGCAAGTACAAGGAGGCGGTCCTACTGCTTAAAGTCGTCCAATCAAGG GAAATGCCCGGCGACATAGACTACATCAACCTGGGCCGCATGGTCATCCCTCTAGAGCTGAACTACTGCCAGTGTAtgctggagctggagcagtACTACGAAGTCATCGAACACGCCAGCGAACTGCTAGGGAAACACAAAG ACTGTGTGAAGGCCTACTACAAGCGGGCCAAGGCGCATGCGGCCGTGTGGAACGAGAAGGAGGCGCGGCGGGACTACAACATGGTGCTGAACCTGGACCTGACGCTGGCCGGGCTGGTCCACCGCGAGCTCCGGGAGCTGTCGGACCGCATGAAGGAGAAGTactgggaggagaaggagcagtacTGGCAGAAGCTGGACAGCAGCCCCCGCggcagggaggtggaggagaccagcgaggcggaggcggaggaggaggaggaggaggtggaggagggaggaggagataaaGGAGAAGAGTGTGGATTGATGAAGAACGACGCGGGGGAAGATGGGAGGCGTGGCCTGGAGAGCGTGGCGGTGAAAGACgagggagaggatgggaggAAAGGAAGGGCGTGTCAGGGGGGGGAAGGTGAGGGCCACGGGGGCGGGGTTGGTAAGGGTGTTGATCAAGAGACAGGGCGTGGCACCGAGTCGCAGAGAGAGCAGGTCGCCGGCGGCCACGGCCGCCCGGAGGAGATGGACTGGCAGCAGATGCTGAGAATGATCATGTTCCTTCAGGAAGAAGGCAACTTCCATATGAAAGAGAACCGCTACGAAGAAGCCTCGGGGAAGTTCAGAGAGGCCATGGAGTACGTGGACTTCCTTCAGTACAAA CTGGTCGACCAGAAGGGCGAGGACTGGCAGTCCCTGGAGAAGGTCCGCCTCCCGTTGACCCTTAACCTCAGCGGGTGTCTGCTGGAGCTGCACCAGTACCAGCAGGTGGTGGAGCTCAACACTAAGCTACTGAAGAAGCACAGAG GTAACTTCAAGGCCGTGTACCAGCGGGCTCGGGCCCACTCGGCCCTGTGCAACGAGGACCAAGCCCGCAACGATTTCCTCAAGCTGGAGCGCCTGGACCCCAAGTTCCAGCCGGTGGTCCGGCgggagctgaagaagctggGGGAGACCCTGCGCCTCAGGCACGGCCAGCAGAAAAAGACGTACTGGGAAACGTCCCGGGAGAAATGGGGCCCGGGCGGAACCCGAGccagagccgccgccgccgcggcggCTAGCGGGACCCCCAAGAAGAGTGTGACGTTCGCGACCGTCGAACAGCACCAGGAGCATGCCGGTGTTTGGGAGGGCGTCGGGTCCAAGGAGGCCGAGAGGGAGGAGGCCTCAGCCAGCGGCGACGCGGGACTGGAGGGAGCGGAGAGGGAGCGCCACCAGACGGATGTGAAtccagaagagaaggaggaggggggggacgcCAGGGTCGAGAGTCAcatgggagaggagaaggatgaggaggaggaggggaggaaggaaggagaggagtgTTCCAGGGTGGAGGGTAAGATgaaagaggcagaggaagaggaggggagggtagaAGGAGCGGAGTGtgccagggaggagaggaatatgggagaggaagggaaggaggggagtgAGGAAAGAGTGGAGTGTGCCAGGGAGGAGAGTCACAAGgaagaggaacaggaggaggaggggaggaaggatggAGAGAAGTGTGCCAGGGTAGAAAGTAATGCGGACGAGCagagggatgaggaagaggaggaagaggggagagaggaaagagtggAGTGTGCCAGGGAGGAGAGTCACAAGgaagaggaacaggaggaggaggggaggaaggatggAGAGAAGTGTTCCAGGGTAGAAAGTAATGCGGACGAGCagagggatgaggaagaggaggaagaggggagagaggaaagaggggagTGTGCCATGGAGGAGAGTCACAAGgaagaggaacaggaggaggaggggagaaaggaTGGAGAGAAGTGTGCCAGGGTAGAAA AAAGTTATAGGGAagtagaagaggagaaggagaggggtgaggaggggagggaggaaggagacgcaggaaaggaaggagaggaagtaGAGGAAGGAGTGGTGTGCCAGGGTTCCGATTAG
- the taf7 gene encoding transcription initiation factor TFIID subunit 7 produces MESKKKTTSKIKVGKVGSKSKEDAPHELESQFVLRLPSEYASTVRRIAQSSSMNMKDRLTVELHPDGRHGIVRVDRVPLACKLVDLPCILESLKTVDKKTFYKTADVCQMLVCTLDGDLYPPLEEPTGTTDPKSKKKDKDKDKKFVCNHGITLPLKNTRKRRFRKTAKKKYIESPDVEKEVKRLLSTDAEAVSVRWELIAEDETKEPDQHCSLANLDSSPGTSVHKGHGSTAQQDELRKIFNDISSSSEEEEDEGERDEDLNIMDTEDDLVRQLQDKLDESDSAQHEADRNNQIVMEYQVQINSVKSKLQETRARKKQQEELIMKVENQALKNRFQACLNEIVQQEEREMEQLASLQEQLDSLIEK; encoded by the exons ATGGAATCAAAAAAGAAAACGACATCGAAAATTAAAG TGGGAAAAGTTGGCTCAAAGAGCAAAGAAGATGCTCCCCACGAATTGGAGAGTCAGTTTGTACTCAGGTTGCCCTCG GAATATGCCTCCACTGTCAGAAGGATTGCCCAATCAAGCAGTATGAACATGAAGGATAGACTTACGGTTGAGCTTCACC CGGATGGTCGCCATGGTATTGTGCGAGTAGATCGCGTCCCGTTGGCCTGCAAGCTGGTGGATCTGCCCTGCATCCTGGAGTCTCTGAAAACTGTGGACAAGAAGACGTTTTATAAGACAGCGGATGTCTGTCAG ATGCTGGTGTGCACACTAGATGGAGACCTCTACCCGCCTCTGGAGGagcctactggaaccaccgatCCCAAGAGTAAGAAgaaggacaaggacaaggacaagaAGTTTGTCTGTAACCACGgca TCACCCTACCGCTGAAGAACACACGCAAGAGGAGATTCAGGAAGACGGCAAAGAAAAAG TACATTGAGTCTCCTGATGTGGAGAAAGAGGTGAAGAGGCTGCTGAGCACCGACGCCGAGGCGGTCAGCGTGC GATGGGAGCTGATTGCCGAGGACGAGACCAAAGAGCCCGACCAGCACTGCTCCCTGGCCAACCTGGACTCCTCGCCGGGCACCTCGGTGCACAAGGGCCACGGCTCTACCG CCCAACAGGACGAGCTGCGGAAGATCTTCAAcgacatcagcagcagcagcgaggaggaggaggatgaaggggaGCGGGACGAGGACCTGAACATCATGGACACGGAGGACGACCTGGTGCGACAGCTCCAGGACAAGCTGGACGAGTCGGACTCGGCCCAGCACGAGGCCGACAGGAACAACCAGATCG TGATGGAGTACCAGGTGCAGATCAACAGCGTGAAGTCCAAGCTCCAGGAGACCCGCGCCCGCAAGAAACAGCAGGAGGAGCTCATCATGAAAGTGGAGAACCAGGCCCTCAAG AACCGCTTCCAAGCTTGTTTGAACGAGATCGTCCAGCaggaagagcgagagatggAGCAG CTGGCCTCGCTTCAGGAGCAGCTGGACTCGCTCATCGAGAAatga